The Vigna unguiculata cultivar IT97K-499-35 chromosome 1, ASM411807v1, whole genome shotgun sequence nucleotide sequence TATGCAATTCCACCCTTTAAGATATTTGgattaaaaacaaagaaatttgaaagaataatttataaataaaaaaaaattaatgtattaaaataaaaaaattataattgtattcttatggttaatatatatatatattttaaaactctacttttataattttgtgtacATCTAGCATTATTCCCATTTACTGTTTTCTGAACATAGCTCCAACACGAAGCACCAATAAAATGATAggatatttgaataaaatactTTTGAAGTAAGGATCCATCGTACCTTTGATCCCTCAAATCCACTCTTTCTTATCCTCGCAAATCAGCTAAAATGAAAAGATCTTCGCACTTCCATCCGCGTGAATAACAAATTTATGGGAGGAAACATAGCTTAAAGTAAATTACAAATGATATTAGCCGGTAATATTTAAGTATAATGAATGGATAAAAACTGAGTTTAAAGTTTagtacaataaatattaatttattctatttttaatataataacaaattacagttagtataaaagttttaaatttattaattttgtttaaactttattaacatttaaaataattaaatagagGTTTAATTCTTAGTAACTTTCGTATAGAGAAGAATTACGTTAATGTATAGTtagaactttttatttttttattttattttgaaaatttaaaatttttaataatattttaaaatcaattacatattaatgtaatttttttattaatatatgtgaTAATATTGACTACTAATATAtgtttgattatattaattatgaaattcaaataaagaatttaaattattataataaagcTGTAATTTTTCTATTGTATTATGAACTAATTGTAATAATGAACTATTTATCTTTCGTTAAATAATAGACTTAAATTATAAGTGGACAGTAGAATTAAAACGTAAAGTTACTTATTCTAAATAGGttaaaattattctaattttcatcggttataattttgttttctatgtttaaatagattttaattttcgttaatttgatttttcttaacccgtttaaattattgataataatgaACATTGACAGTAATATGTTACTTGGTGtcttttttgatattttttttggaaaaaaagtCCACGTATGTGAgtgaatattttatatataatttagtttatgtatttattatttttaaatttaatttaatccaaattttatttaaaattaaaaaattttattccattaaatttaacttttatataaaaattataataatgtttttattaaaattcacaaatttattaaatattttttgtttaagattgtaattaatttaaaattaaaacgaagATTTTATGATAAGAATTAAAATCATTgatccaaaatttaaaaattagtctttatctttaaaatttttattataattttaaactaattataatcctaaaaaaatatttaataaaaatttaaattttatcatgaaaattaaatttagttttaatttaaaaaaaaaaattgtttgatttaaaaaattgaaattaaattaaaaaaaatcgaaGCGAGACGTGACCGTAATAAAATTCGTATTAATGtaaaaagtgagaaaaaaaagattttaaccTTCTAAATATTAACGTCTGTTCAgttgagaaattaaaaatataattaataatattagaCCTGAAAATAAACATACCCTCGAAACACAAGAAGCTTCCCGTGGAAGATCCATAAATTGGACAAGGTGAGTGCATGCCCTGCATTCCTGACCCGATGacctattttattttgaagaagAGTCAACGATGATGATGAGAACAAATCCAACTCCAACTCTCTCACTCTGAGATCAGATCAATCCTCCTATATCTCACACTCCCATATCACTCCATCTGTCATCAATGGAGGAACAGAAGAAGAAACACAGATTGTTGCTGATGCCATCACCCTTACAAGGCCACATAACACCCTTACTCCACCTCGCTCAAATCCTCTTCTCAAACGGCTTCTCCATAACCATTCTTCACACCCTTTTCAACTCTCCCGACCCCACTTCCTACCCTCACTTCTCCTTCCACGCCATCCCCGATCGCTTATCGGAATCAGAAGCCGCCACGCTCGACGCCGTGCACCTCACCGATCTCATCAACATAAGATGCGCACAACCTCTCAAGGAATACTTGGCTTCGCTGCTCTCAAACTCTCCCCAACCTCTTCCCTGCTTCATTTCCGATGCTGCCCTTCATTTCACTCGACCTGTCTGCGATGAGTTCAAGCTCCCACGCCTTGTGCTCAGAACTGGTGGGGCTTCTTCCTTCCATATTTTTGCCTCGTTCCCCCTCCTTAGAGAAAAGGGCTACCTCCCCGTACAAGGTTCCttgcttcttcttctcttttcataccccctttttttttttcaaacacaaTTGGTTTCAAATTTATATCTTTGTTTCTGATAAGAAAATTACTTGTGTTGGTGATTTTGTTGATTGGCTAATGCGAGCTGGGTAGAGAGTTTTTCTATGTTGACTGGACTAGTTTAGGCCTTTGTTCTTCATGCCATTGAGGATTATCTAAGTTATGGATTTTTTTAGGGAAACTAACAGATGAtgataagttttatttattttaaacttgattGCAATTTAGTCTCACAATACAGCCATACAGTTAAATCATTCGAGTTTTCACCCATTTACCCATCACGTTCCTTCATTCtgattttgtttaatatttaaccAGAACAAGCCATATGTCATAGCACTGAGTAAATACAGTAGTGTACCTAATACAAAGCTGAATATTGACTTAACTCCGTGTTAGCAATGCTTGTATGGGTATTACATTGTTTTTATGACAGTAAAGAGCAACAGAAGAGATGCCTTTCTATTTCTTGAGgaaattaatagtttaaatattGGTTGAAGTCACGAAGGAGGAGCTTTAAATTGGAGAAATTTTGAGAGACTTAATGATGCAACTGGAATTTGAGGAGCAAAAAGTGCACAATCCAATATGCGAAGGgataaaagttcaattaaatgtttactttattcaattttatagatattatgataaaaaaatgtcactttacttttatgtttcatttttgtttttcaaatgcAAATAGAAGCAACATGTCTTGAGATGAAAGGGCCTAAAATTTTCGTGTTTACTCTTTTCTGAAAATTCAGAATCCAGATTGGAAGAGCCTGTGGTTGATTTCCCACCACTGAAGGTGAAAGATCTTCCCAAGTTTCAGTCGCAGGATCCTGAGGCATTCTACAAACTAGTTTGTCGTTTTGTTGAGGAATGCAAAGCATCTTCGGGAGTTATTTGGAACACATTTGAAGAATTGGAATCCTCTGCATTGACAAAACTGCGCCAGGATTTTCCCATACCAATATACCCTATAGGCCCTTTTCACAAACGCTTACTTACTGGCTCAGCCTCTTCTGCTAGCTTGTTGACCCCAGACAAAAGCTGCATGTCTTGGTTAGACAAACAAGAACATAAGAGTGTTGTTTATGTGAGTTTTGGGAGTATTGCATCAATAAGCGAGGGTGAGTTCTTGGAGATAGCTTGGGGGTTAGCCAACAGCCAGCAACCGTTCTTGTGGGTGATTCGACCTGGGTTAATCCGTGACTCAGAATGGCTTGAAGCATTGCCAAGTGGGTTCCTAGAGAATTTGGGAGGAAGAGGGTACATTGTGAAATGGGCTCCTCAAGAACAAGTTCTGAGCCATCCTGCAGTGGGAGCATTTTGGACTCATAATGGTTGGAACTCAACCTTGGAGAGCATATGTGAAGGGGTTCCCATGATTTGTATGCCATGTTTTGCAGATCAAAAGGTGAATGCCAAATTTGCAAGCAGTGTTTGGAAGGTTGGAGTGCAAATAGAGAATAAGCTAGAGAGAGGAGAGGTAGAAAAGACTATCAAAAAAATAATGGTTGGGGATGGAGCGAAGGAGATTAAAGAGAATGCTTTGAATTTGAAGGAAAAGGCAAGTGCTTGCTTGAGAGAAGGTGGTTCATCTCACTGTTTCCTTGATAGCTTGGTTAGTCACATATTATCAGTGGCATCTTCTGCATCTAGACCTCACTGATTTCTTTActaataacaattaaatcacaTTCTTTGCAGAATGTAACCATATATGTAGCAGATAGATAGAAGGAAGAACTAATAGTCAAATTTCAATTCAGTTAATTAATCGCAGCATACTTTAGGAACGAGGTTCcatttgtcataaattttactactactattttaaaattaagcttATTTTACCTGGTTTTAGGATCGTTAAATATTTAATGCCGTGACGACGACGTAAGACAAAAGACAAATATGCATAGATAAAcacttcatttaaaattaaaaagtatgaatgtattttatttattgtatattttgtaAATGGAGTTTCACAGttttatacatttaataattctatttcaatttgatatattttttagtatttttaaaattaaatatatattttttatctttttattaattaacgtccgtcaaatattttatgaaggGGTGAGCAGATGATATAATTGTGTGAGAAAGATGGTGAGTTTCTTACACTTGTCTTCTTTATAAAGTAAAAGTtcacatatatttatatctttattttgattggatataattttttttgtcttgtcTGTCTTATTGGGTGGAATTGTCAGAAGTATTgattagatattttattataaataaataagtaaaagaaaatgataatatcaattatttaatgcATGTTTCATAAACAATTTAAACTGGTAGAAGttagatttatatttttttgaaatacaatacatttgaataaaacaactaaaaagaaaataaatatatgtaattgaagttgtgataaaaaaaataatctgaAGGATCTCATTGAAGTGGATATATGATAATTTGAATACTGAGAGAGTGggtaaaaattttagaaaaaaaaaccaaaaaaagtaataaaaataagcttttaaaattgtttaacgaattataatttaatcaagAATTCGAAATAAGAGagaaatagtaaatataaaattctcGGCTTCATTCTGTATTTAAAAAGATTGAATATTTACCATCTTAAATGAACCTATTTGCATGAGTTGCATTTCCCAGGAAGAAAGGCAAATTGCCCTCTTGCAAGAAAGTAAAGCTGAATTTTTGGAGATAACTTGGGACTAACCAATACTGGGTGGTCCAATCGTTGCCTCGTTTGTTCAAAGGAAATGaattcatttttgtttgttttttttacctTCGAAACATCAACACACAAGGCATTATTTTTGCGAAGACGTGTGCATTTAGATGCAGGAACAAAAAGTATCGTTCTCGTCTGGAAACAtctgaaaatattaatataaaacatcgGTAAAAAGAGAAAGCATCAAAGCGAAAAGATCCAGAGGTTCAAAAAATCAACAAACAACATACGCATGCTTGTGTCAGAAATAAATCTAAATGATATCTAAGGACTATAAAACTAGCTCTATTCACcagaagtaaagaaaatagactGAAAGGAATCCTAGGTATCCTATCAATACAatcaactaaaataatataacatatagTCTCCATAAGTCTTATTTATTCCTCTTCTTTCGTTCTGcagaaaaaactaaataatcaTAAGCTCAATTCCTCTCATCAATCAATATCATATAAAGTTACCAATGTATCATATTGTGGCCCAGTGCCATGAAAAAAAACTCTTTAGATAGATATAATTGTGTATAAAAACACTAAGTAGACAGAAAATTTAACACAATCACAGAGATGTCTTATCTACACCCAATTGGAAACCGATAtcagaaatttattttatgaattctTTAGAATACTGTCTGTAAGTTATTCACATTGCAGATATTTCCTTTGgatggaaaaaaaagaaaagaaaagaaaaggtaaaaGTAGAAGTTTGTATTGAGTATTGAAAATTGTTTCCGTTCTATTCTTGGCAGTTTGTAGTGAGAATAGACGGAAGGATTAAACTAAAATCACAGATTCAATGCTCAACTACAAACTCGAACATGTACCcactatttacaaaaaaaatatgtaaggaAAGCAAAGATTTACAAATCTTCATCGCTCTCGCTGGTACAGGAATCATCCAGGTTCACAGCTGCTACTTTTGAAGCACTGATCCTAAAAGAAGCCGAACGAATCTTGTAGGGTAACTTGGCATTATTGCTTGCAACCACCCCACCACCACACTCCGCttcctcttccttctcttcctctCTCTTCAAATCACTAGGAGGCAAAAAGCAATCTATGGACAACCCTTTGATGTTAAAGTCCACTTCCTCAACTTGCCAAACCTCTTCCATTCGTGTCCTCGAATGTGTCTCGGGGCCCCCACCGAACCTCAACAAGGACACCCAGGTCTTGCCACCGTGTGCTATTTGAATGCCATCCACGCTTCTGTAGTCTTCTAACAGAGACTCCATGTTGGTTTCCCAGTATATGCTCTCGTGTTCGTGAGACTTGAGTTTCAGCAAGTGAGAGTCTTCTAGTTGAACTAATAAACCTGTTCTTTGGCTGAAATAGCCCCACACCGTGTGCCGAACTATCTCTACGTTGCTGTTGCTCCTTGCTCTCAGTGTCGACGTCTCGGTTTCCAGTTTCAATATGAAACAATCTTCGTTGTTCACTGTCTTCTCTCCAATGCAGATAGAGTTGCTGAACAAATTGGCCGTCGACCTTGGATCAAGACCCTGTTCAGATCAAGTATATTAGAACCTCCTCATTTCTCCCTATGATTCATAATCAAAATGTGAATTTGCTGCAATGCACTTTTTCTATATCTAATAAGAGAATCCAAGCATGCGCACCATTTTAGTTTTATACAACAAGGCTGTTCTAGTAGCTGTCCTTATCAGTGTGTACATTTGTCTTTAGTATATAATAGCACTGATATTTCCTGATTTTCTTACATTACACTCAAAACAACTTTAAAATCACATATCTCAACTTTTATGCTTTTCTCTTTACAATATTCTATTATTTGTGAATTTCACGTAAATCCTGTCATGTAATTTATGCAGAGTCAACTTAAAAATTCAgtgaatgataaaaaatatacgGGAAAATTATACTGTTAAAAACAACCAACTTTTCAATCGGTGGTCACATTATTTTATCTTAGTAAAGTATTAGTAAATAACAAATACATCTGGTTCAAGACTGAAAGGGTTCCCGGCAGAAGAATAAAACAGCTTCGGAACGGATGAGGACAGGttgtcacacacacacacacacggaGGAAAAGCTTGGATATTGTTGACTTGTCCTGGTCGCAACTACTAACTTGGAGAAAATCTGTATTTGACTTTTAAAGGGAGGATTTTCCCGTGTTCCCTTTCTAGAGTGTtgacttttttttcatttaaatttaaagtatagaGCTTCTGGTTCTGGGAGGGGATACGGAAAAGCATAAGGAAAGAAAATCAGCTTTGGCATTCCGTTAGAAAGTGGGAAGCACTTTGTTACGTGGacttcttttcttccttgctGGCATGTTTTCATTTCGGATGCTGACAACAACCAACTCCACTTTTCTTCAAATGTTAAAGGGGCCAAAACTATTTGAGGAGTTTGAAAAATAGTACTTGAAAACCGGGAAAAGAGCTCATGAGAAACAAACCAAAACAcggaaagaaaaaaagtagcACTTAAGCATGATTTATTTAGACTTGAAGGATCCTTTTGGGTATTGAAATTATAGGAACCTAGAGAGGCAATTTTGTCATGTCCATCAAAATCAGTGAAGAATAACTCCTGTAGTAGAATGATTCAATTTTTTACTCTACCCCGTACAGTAATCATAATTAAGCATGCTCTATGGTGTCCAGTACAAAGAATCATAATTAAGCATGctccttttgaaaaaaaatgttttatggTTACCTGTAAGAAACGTCTAAGAGGTCTTGGTGGGCCACGAGAAGCATGAGAATGGTGCCAAGGGGTTTGCCTCCATGCCACTTTACCATCACTCCCTGCACTGATCTTGTACCCAGAAACAACAAGCTCTAAGCACCACAACTCTGGCCTCTTCTGCCAAACCACGAACCCCCCCATCTCTCCCTTCATCTGCAGATTCTTCACTTTCACCACCTTCTTACTGTTCACACTACCTTCTCCACCACAAAACTCTGTTGTTGCCATCTTCACCTGCCCCATCGCATACATGCTGTCCACACAATTCAAACAACGTTCTCCCCCCACCGCCGCCACATACTGCTTCACTATGTATTTAGCCATCGAAACCTCCTGCACAACACATAAACCCATTCATCATTGCCTTGCCAAAAATTTACAATTTCTCTGCAATCAGAATCACAACTACAATTCCATTTCAGTAATTCTTGAATTCTTATCTGCTGACAAAAAGTGAAGGAAAAGTTACTGACAATGTGTTGGTCTTTAATGCTGCGAGTGATGGGTTGGTTGTCAGAGGCGGTAGGTGAAGGGATTAATGGCGCTCCAACGACACCTAACAAAAGCTGAATCTCTGTGTTTTTCCCTCCAAAAACTGCTGCCATGGATGTCGAATTTGATCTGGACTCAGCGTGAGGCTTCATCCAGTTCTTCATGTTGTGCCAAGCTTTGGTGGTTCCACTCTTGTGGGTGAGAATCTCCTCCGGAATAGGGACCTCAAGGACGGTTTCGAGCCCATCCTCGCGATCAAGATTGGGACAAAGCTTCTTCATATCAGAGAGCTAACTGAACGTGTTTGTGTGCTTGTACTTGTGATTCCAAAACCAAAAGCGAGTGAGGTAGATTATCGATAGATAGATAGTTTAGAGATAACTGAGGTAGCGAAGGTTAACGAGAGAGGGAAGTTGAATAGAAAGATTGAAGAAGAATGATAGGAAGTTGTAGTATGAGTAGTATTGAGTATGAGACTTTGGAAAAGATTGCCAACCAAACCTTGGAGGGTCCCCCTAGTTTGCAACGTGGTCCGCTGTGTCTGTGTCGTGTCTGCACGCCTCTATAATTCACACTTTCATACAAACTTAAATAGGAGATTCATTAATTAAGCTTATTATTAActtctaatataaaattattgctGATGCTGACATCTATGTATGGTTTCATTAATCTCACGttagtcctttttttttttttttttttctctcaaggGAGCATGTTAAGTTAGGTTGTCGATTTTGAACTGTTACAAGGTTATGTTACATTTTAGATGTACTGTCACTGTCTTTGTACCGgtcttcattttttctttcacatggtAGAAAGGTGGAGAAAAAAAGTGAAACTCCACAGATCCATAGTTTGGTACGTTGGTAGAGTTTCACATCAATGTTTTAACTTACCGTTCGACTCAATTTCTGTCTCCAGTAACGACGAGTCAAATTCGTTATCAATTTGTTGAGTAACGAAATAGGATCAAATATATCTGATGGCTTCCCAGTAGAATATGATACATCGTAACTTGAGAGTAACGAGGACTTCATAAAGTTTGAGTGATTGTTGCGACTCTTCTTAATCACTCAATCCGAGGGCCTCCATTTCAATTTTCAACCTCTCATTCcaaataatttatgaatatcGAATCATATGAGAATTTGAGAGGTGCCAGAaccataaatgaaaataaattctattttcttttcctagTCTTGCTAATTATtgcacttatatattatgattcaAAGCTTAATAGTATCATACCATGTCTTCTTCACAAAACTATTCAACACAACTATACACAAATTGATATTCTCTATTATTTTTCTGTATTAATTGAGTGAGAGTAAATATACACCAAATTTGTTAATCAATCAATAGTTAGATACTTTCTCTTTCGACAATATGTGtacaaataatttgtttttgaagGCTCATGACTAGTGAAGATGACAGAAGAAATCCATTAATTAGCCTTGATGAAATCAAAGGAATATTTGGATGAATTCCCTTGACTGGGATAAACATTTGTTTTTCGACACTCAACCAATTTTTACATACAATTGTTAAAAACaaacattttcttttgttgtaATGTTATCGAGTTTGATTAACATGTAAACAAGCTGATCCAAAGCAAAGCACAGGGAACCAAATGTTGCTACCTGACATAAAATagtacataatatatattttgtaaacatgCATCCCCCCGAAGTCGATATTAAGTAAGATGATGGTTATCCACGTACGTAGACCAATGAAATGTTTATACAGACCCTAGAAGCACACAGTGTATGTAGGTAAAATGGCAGAAAGAAGATTGAAAATTGTAATTGAAGTGATCGAGGAGAAGAGAGGATAATAAGAAGAAATGAATGTGAGTATTATTATTGGAGTGGAGTGAAATGGGTAGGGGGCAGAGGCATGTGAGGTGTAGCTTGTTGATATTTGAGATGATTGAACCTGAAAATGAATAAAGTGGTCCATTGGAGAAGCAACACATCGGGTTTAGCCGACGAGGATGTATTAACCGACAAAAGAAGTTGTTGTCGTTTCCAATCATGCCATGCACGTTCTCTTCATAATCTTTATTGTCTGTTGGAGCTGGCGACGACGTAACAATCTTCCCGTCACAACAACTGCTAttctattgttttttattttattttttatttacttcttAAACTACTAAATTACATTCTTTTCTTAAGCTTCTCATCTCCCCTCTCAAATCTCCCTAGATTGCGCAACACACGAaccaaatattatataattgtatattcCTATCAAtcataactattatttttttcagtgCCA carries:
- the LOC114173596 gene encoding uncharacterized protein LOC114173596 produces the protein MKKLCPNLDREDGLETVLEVPIPEEILTHKSGTTKAWHNMKNWMKPHAESRSNSTSMAAVFGGKNTEIQLLLGVVGAPLIPSPTASDNQPITRSIKDQHIEVSMAKYIVKQYVAAVGGERCLNCVDSMYAMGQVKMATTEFCGGEGSVNSKKVVKVKNLQMKGEMGGFVVWQKRPELWCLELVVSGYKISAGSDGKVAWRQTPWHHSHASRGPPRPLRRFLQGLDPRSTANLFSNSICIGEKTVNNEDCFILKLETETSTLRARSNSNVEIVRHTVWGYFSQRTGLLVQLEDSHLLKLKSHEHESIYWETNMESLLEDYRSVDGIQIAHGGKTWVSLLRFGGGPETHSRTRMEEVWQVEEVDFNIKGLSIDCFLPPSDLKREEEKEEEAECGGGVVASNNAKLPYKIRSASFRISASKVAAVNLDDSCTSESDEDL
- the LOC114193265 gene encoding UDP-glycosyltransferase 76B1-like → MEEQKKKHRLLLMPSPLQGHITPLLHLAQILFSNGFSITILHTLFNSPDPTSYPHFSFHAIPDRLSESEAATLDAVHLTDLINIRCAQPLKEYLASLLSNSPQPLPCFISDAALHFTRPVCDEFKLPRLVLRTGGASSFHIFASFPLLREKGYLPVQESRLEEPVVDFPPLKVKDLPKFQSQDPEAFYKLVCRFVEECKASSGVIWNTFEELESSALTKLRQDFPIPIYPIGPFHKRLLTGSASSASLLTPDKSCMSWLDKQEHKSVVYVSFGSIASISEGEFLEIAWGLANSQQPFLWVIRPGLIRDSEWLEALPSGFLENLGGRGYIVKWAPQEQVLSHPAVGAFWTHNGWNSTLESICEGVPMICMPCFADQKVNAKFASSVWKVGVQIENKLERGEVEKTIKKIMVGDGAKEIKENALNLKEKASACLREGGSSHCFLDSLVSHILSVASSASRPH